Proteins encoded within one genomic window of Actinomycetota bacterium:
- a CDS encoding SDR family oxidoreductase — translation IALEGAGNGVTSNCINPGYVRTPLVEQQIADQAAVHGLPEDEVLAKIILTSSPVKRLIEPAEVAAAAAFLCSPACDSMTGSDLVLDGGWGAR, via the coding sequence TGATCGCGCTGGAGGGCGCCGGCAATGGCGTCACCAGCAACTGCATCAACCCCGGATACGTCCGCACACCGTTGGTCGAGCAGCAGATCGCCGACCAGGCCGCGGTGCACGGCTTGCCCGAGGACGAGGTGCTGGCCAAGATCATCCTGACGTCGTCGCCAGTCAAACGGCTCATCGAGCCGGCCGAGGTGGCCGCGGCGGCGGCGTTCCTGTGCTCGCCCGCGTGCGACTCGATGACGGGTTCTGACCTGGTGCTCGACGGCGGCTGGGGGGCCCGCTGA